CCGCCATAACTGACAGTGCTGCAGCACCGTTAAAAATGACTGTACTCGATACGTATGGCCAGCACGGTTAAAACTGGCGGTGCGTGCCGGAATGCAGACTTACTTTGGCTTATCCGGCCAGGTGATATCCGGCGCAGCTGACACGTCAATACGGCTCAGCAACACGCGGTACTTTTTCCATTCAGTCAGGCGGGCAGTTTCTTCTTCCGTCGCCATAACGGTATCAACCGCATCCTGCAGCGGCGCGATAACCCGGTTTGCCCCATCCATTTCGGCTGCCAGCCTGCTGCTGGCAATCAGCGCCGCATTTTCAGCATCTGTTACCGGGGCAGTAAAGACGCCGTCACTGTAGCGATAATTTATATCGGGCTGTTCGGGCAGCGCGGTGATATCCACCCATACCAGCGACGGGTGGTAAAGTTTTTCAGGCTTCACATTCAGTGAGACTATTTCAGCAACGCGCTGATCTTCAATACGGGCATACGTTTTCATCAGCTGAATTCCTCAATAAAAATAACGCCGTCCGAACCGTAGTTGCCAATAAAGGGATCGGTTCGGGTATTACCGCCACCTCCAGCCCCAAAGGTTTTTCCTTTACCGGATAAATTATCGTCCCCGCTTCGCTTGCCGCCACCCCAGTAACTTACACCGCCATCACCAGAACCGCCCCGATAAGGGTTTGCGCTCGTCGAGATAAGGCCTGGCGCATCGCTGCCGTCACCGCCCTGAATATTCAAATCTCCACCGATAGCTGTTCCGCCCGCGCCGCCCGCATCACCCGACGAAGTATTCACGCCGTTGCCCGCCGTCAGCAGGCCATTGAATGTGCTGCTCGTTGCGGACAGGGTTTCATCGCTGCCACGACCTACCACGCCGGGGTAAGTTTTAGTTTCGTCCACATTCAGCCAGGCTATAACCGTGCCGCCCGCGCCGCCGCCTGCGCCACGGCTTGTTAAGCCGCTGCCCCATCCGAGATAGCCGTAGCCTCTGCCCCCGCCGCCTGTCAGGATAATTTTGATACGTTTCGTCCCGGGCGTAGGTTTGTAGTTGATCGCCCCCGGGGTGGTGAAAATCTGCTGACCAATAAAACGCCCGGAAAACTTTTCTGTTAAACCAAGGTTTTTGAGAACGTCAACAATCAGACCAGCGTCATTAATTTCAGACAAGGCATTTTCGATTTGAAGGTACTGGCTGTGCGGATTACCAGCATCGGTATGCTTTTTCATTACGCTGTCTGCGTATGCCTTCACCTCAATCACGGCATCATCAACATATTTACGCGTCGCCAGCACCACTGACGGATCGATTCTCAGCGTTACCGCTTCGGTACTGCTCACAATCAGGATCACGCGAATGACCTGTACGCGACCGCTACCTTCCTGCAACTGCGGTTTATAAGTCTCTGCACAGTTGGCAACCGCAATCATATCGCCGTCTTTATCAAACAATCCGATCTCACGGATCCACCATCCGCCCACATCTTCCGGTATCACCTGTTCAGCAATAATCTGGTTGGTGTTTACCGGGTCGATGGTCAGCATGTTGAGCTGAGCACGGTGTACCTCATGCGTCAGTGCGATCTGCGCCGGGTTCGGTGTCGGCAGCACACCGTTACCATCACCCACAGCCATATGGGTGATTTCTACCTTTGCACCCAATGCCGTGGCATTAGCCAGTTTTGCCGCCCCGATATTGGTTAACAGGGCATAATATTTAGTCGCCACTTGCGATCTCCACGGTATCAAATAAATGGACTGCCGCGCCGGTGTAGTCACTTCCGCCCACGGACAGGGTTTCAGGAAAATAGGGATAAACGGTCAACGTATCGCCGATATAACATCCCACCCCGGCTTCGATATATCCCTGGGACTGAAGCGAAAGAGACAGGCCAGTAAGATGGCGGCTTCTCGGCTTCGCATCGTCAATAAGGCGCTCAAGCTCAAGATAGGTTTCCTCCGTAATACCCTGTTCCTGAATACCGATTTCAAGCTTAAAGGTTCCCGGCTCTTCGTCGCTCTGCCACCATTCGATCACGCGCAGCAGAAAGCCGAACGGTTCAACGACACACTTCAAAGCGGAAATAGTGCCCTTCTGACGGTGAACCAGCCAGGAGGCTTTGATTACCTGCCGTTTGGTCTGTTCCGACCAGTTCTTATCCCAGCGGTCAACTGACGACGCCCAGGCAAGATAAGGCAGAAGATCAGCCGGGCATTCGTCCGGGTTCCACAGCTTGCGCAGGTCAACAGGAATATCGGTAAGCCGTTCCGTCACCTTCTCAGTACTTCGCATGAAACCGCTGGCCGAAGGCGGCAGCATGTTGTTATTCATCGGTGCCCCCGGTCTCTATCGTGAAGGACTCACACCGCGCCGCCTGCGTATCGGCGATCACAATATCGCTGGCAGGCTCCAGCAGCTCCACCCTCTGCACGCCCTGAACATGCAGCGCCGCCATAATGGCTGAGCGGGCAACGTCACGGCCAATCTTGCCCTGCTGATTAAGCCAGCACTGAAGCGCGTCCTGCGCGGCGGTATGGATGGGTTCAGACTCCGGGCCAGGGTAGAAATACAGCAGCGCATTGATCTGATAATTCACGATCTCCGCTGCCTGAACGGTCAGACGATCGGCAACGGGGCGTTTGTCGTCAGCAGACAGCGCCTTATCCACCGTCGCCAGCAGTTGCGCACTGGCGGTACCGTCGCCTTCAGTGGACAAAACCGAAACCACCACCACGGCAGGCGACGGACTTATTGCTTTGGCGTCCGCCACTTTGCCGCTGGCACTTTTGGCAAAATATTCATATGCGCCAGTTGGCCCCGCCACGCTAAGCCCTTCAAATGCAGCCTGCGCGCGCAAACGCAGTGCGGTATCGCTTTCCGTTACCGCGTCAGTGGTTGCCGTCTCCGGGGTGATGATCAGACGTTCGGTGTTCAGGTTGCCCGCGAGATTATCAAGATCGGACGATACGGCATGGCTCAACATGCACGCTGCCGCGCCGTCATTAATACGCTGCCTGAGCATCATTTCACGGTAGGCAACCACCTGGGCGATCACATTCAGCGGTTCGGATTCCAGTTCCAGCGCGGCGGCAACAGATGCCTGCTGCTCCTGCGGAAATGCCACCAGCATCACGGCTTTGACCTCGCTAAGAATGACTTCAAAGTCCAGGACTTCGATAATTTGCGGTTGCGGTAGCTGCGATAAATCAACGGTTGCCATTGCTGCCACTCCTGAGCGTCAGCGCAGTGCCTGCCGTCTGCATGGTTTCGGTGATAATGCCGACCAGTTCAGCGGTGACAGCGCCATCCTTTGAATAACTGATATTGATGCCGTTCAGGGCAACACGCGGTTCCCACATCGTCAGGGCGATCACTGCTGCACTCATACATTGCAGGCGCGCCACTTCGTTCTGTGGTTCATCCAGCAGATCGGGGATCATGCTGCCGTAATCCCGTCTCATCACCCGGCTTGCCAGCGGCGTGGTCAGTATGTCGCGTACTGAATTCCACAGCTGATCGGTATCGGTAAGCTGGCCCGTGCCGTCCGGATTCATGCCGGTATAACGAACAGTCATAGCGGTGCCCCTGTAGTGCCGCCGCTGTCGCCAGGGTGTTTATGCGTGTGCAGCACCTTGCCGTTAGACGAAAGCGATCCGCCAGAATGAGTTACATCACCCTTCATCGTGCCGCCTTCCGTCAGTTCAAACGTCCTCACTTTCAGATGATCGGTGCATTCAACCACCGGCGTTTCAAGCTTGACGCTGGCAGAGGCTTTGATATGTGCGGTCTTCATGCCCTGCGCTTCCAGCGCGCTGGCTTCTGCGTCATAGCGGAAAGAGGCACCGTCTGGCGCTGTCAGCACAATCTCTTTCAGGCTGCTGCCTGGCGCAGGGTGATCGTTGCTGTAGATACTGCCGATAATGACCGCCGTTTCAGGATTGCCGCCAATACAGCCCAGCCAGACCTGTTCACCCACTGAAGGCGGTACCCAGATACTGAATGCCCCGGCGCGCGTGGTGTTCCAGCGCAGCCAGTCGGTCTGAAGTTCGCCGCTTTGCACACGCACGCGCCAGCTCTCTTCATCAACGGCGATAACGACGCCGACACGAAGGATATTTTCCAGAAGGCGGATCAGTTCAGCGCTCATCGTGCGGCACTCCCCAGGCTGTTAACCACCTGTTCCGTAATCATCTGCTCATCGCCAGCGGTAAAGCCCAGCAGCTCACGCACCGGATATTTAGCAAATGCACCCGACCCGACCTGATCGCGCTGGCCGTACTGGTGCACACGCGCAATGCGTGCCGCCACGCCGTCATAACCCACGGATGTGCCGCCTGCATCAGCGCGCATTTTGAGAAAGCGATAGCTGCGTAACCGCTGAAACATCGGCGTCTTTTTCGTGGCGTTTCGGCGCACTGCACGCGTGTTTATTTCGATATAGCGCTCAATATCACTGCGGTAAAACGTGCGGATATCATTGCGATCTTCGTCAAAGCCGGTAAGGGTACGCCCGTACTTGCCCCGGCCACCGTGCCAGTTTTTGAGGCGACGGATCTCACCCTGCCAGACAAATACAATACCCTGCTGAGAACGCAGCACCCGGCGACGGCGGGCAGGATATGGCGAACCTTTCGGGTTTTGCTGCGCTTTGATGCGCTGTTGCTGGCTCTTTCGCAGTGCCTGACCAATCGCGCAGGCCGTGCGAACACGTCCGGCCTGCGAGGTGCCCGCCAGTATGTCGCTGAAGACCTGATCCAGCTCACGGAAGAGATCGTTACTCATGCGCGTCAGCCTCCCACGTCACAGCGTCAAAGATGCCCCGCCAGTCATCCCCGTCAGAAACGATGCGGGGTTTAGGTTCTGGCAAATGCTCAGCACGGGGGATCCCGTTTTCATCCAGAGTGACCCTGACGCGTTCACGTATTGGCATTTCAAAAAGAATATCGGCGGTATCGTCGTTATTGATAAGGGTTGTAAATTTAATGTCCCGGTTCTTCTCCGGGTTCAGCAGCAGATCGGGCTGGTTGTGCCAGAGCCATGCCATTAACGGCAACGTGAAATCATCAATATCACCGGCAAAGTTCATCACAAACAACACCAGGGTATAGCGATACATAAACGAAGGCGTCTCGCCGGTCGTCTCGATGTTCCCTTCTTCCACAAAAACGGTGAAGGCTTCAGGATTGGCCCTGCACCATTTGTTAGCGCGGGTCAGGGTCTCGCGTAGTGAATCAGCTTTCAGCATGGTGATACCTTCTTAGCGCCCAAAACGTTCAATCGCGCCCGCAATGATCAGCAGATAAATAAGCGTCCAGTAGGGGTGAGCGCTCAGGTAGTCGGATAAGGTCATTGTGAGGCCCTCGCGTGGTCAGTCAGTCTTTTCAGGCGGCGCAGATCGAGATCGGCTATCGCCGCCTTATCGGCATTGCAGGTATCCAGCGCATCGCGCAGGCGATCACTCCAGATAGCTATCGCGCCCCACGTTACCGGAGCGGTCAGTTCCGGCGCTGGCGTTGCTGCCGTCAGGCTTTCCGGTACCGGTTCGTGCACGATTTTCATTTGTGGCTGCGGCGGTACGGTGTTGCAGGCTGTTACTGACAGAAGCAGGCACAACAGTATTGGCACACGTATCGTCTTTGATAGCATCGCGCATGTTTTCACGTCGCATTTCTCCCTGGGTATTTCTTTGCTGTTCGGTTGCCCGCAACTGTGCAAGGACTTCGCGGGCGTCAGCAGTCAGTGCCCGCAGCTCTCCCAGCACCTCACCATTACTCTTCACCTCGCGGGAAAACACTTCATTGCGAACGGAGTCTTTACCGCGTTGATGCGTCTGCCAGAGCAGGCCACCAGATGCCAGCGCCAGCAGCACGCATAAAATGGCTGTGATCTTCATTTCTCTGCTTCCATGTCACGCAGGCACCATGCCTTAAAATCTGTTCTCCGGTTAACTAGCCCCTGGCTGCGCTTACCGCCACTGTTTACAAAGTCCGTCAGCCGGTTACACATCGCTTTCCACTCATGTGCCTGCGCCTTCTTCCAGATGGTCGTGCGCTGTATTCGCTTCTGGTTGTCCGTGTACCACATCAGGCCAGTGCACCCCACGTTAAGACCGGCGTCCGCCATTGCCTCAAAGGCAGACTGGGGCATATACCCGCCTTCGAAATTCTGGTTAATGCAGTTTTCGGCGTGCCGCATATCGTTAATCCAGCGACCGGCGGTCTCGCTGTCGCTGTACTCCCGCCTCTCAACACGCCCCGTCGAACCAATTCCGACCGTCAGCACGCCAGCCGTGCAGTAATACGGTGTGTTCCGGCAGTCTTCCCAGCCAGCAATCTTTTGCTGGCCTTCAGCCGTTGTGCGTAACGCGCCCGGACTCAGCGTGATACCCAGCGCAACAATGGCTGCAATGGAGCACTTTTTAATAAGCTGTTTCATCTTCCGGCTCATTCTGTTGCAGAAGGTCAAGCGCCCGGCGCTCTGACTCACTCATTTGCCTGTGCGATGCCTGCTCCAGAATCTGATTAATCAGCTCGTTGCGGCGTTTTTGCCCCCGCTCGATGCGGGCGCGATAGAGCCATCCACGGGCACCAAAAACCATCCCGACGAGAAGACCTGCCAGCGCAATCTTTTCGCTCAGTGTCATTACGCCGATACTCGTGACCATTGCTGACATAGTGAATGTCAGCCAGTCATTCAGGCGTTGAAAAAAACTTAACCCCATAGCTGCACCATCTCTTGTATCGCTTTATGCGCGATTTCCGGCAGCTCAATCTCCTGACCGGCATCAAGAAAAACCTGCTGGCTCAGTCCTGGATTGGCAGATAACACTTTTTCGGTAACGCCCTGCGTGGTGCCGTAGTGACGCCAGCAAAGCAAATCCACGGTATCCCCCTGCAATGCCTTCACTTTCATCAGCAAAGCTCTGCATAGAGTCGTGGTGTGTCGCGAATATCGGCGATACTCCAGCGGGCATCCCGCCAGAGATCATCCCTTTGCAGGTCAAGCGCGGCGGCGTCTTTGTCGCCTTTCGCCGTAGTGTCAACGTCGCGATAACCTTCAAGTACCAGCGCCCTGGCAATCGAATAAACCGCACGATGGAAGCGGTACACCTTCATGTTTTCACCGTTGATCATCAGCTTTTCCGTCTCACCTGACGGCAGAACCGAGGGCACATCTTCCAGTGAGTTAAAACCTGCTTTTACTTGGCCGGTGCGCCAGTCCAGCAACTGAGCGGTAACATGGGCTACCGCTTCAGTGGTGACGTGCATCAACCTGGACGTGGTGATACCGCCAGTGATACGCGCGGCCAAACGAAGATCGGCAAGCTTAATCACCGGCCAAAAGTCCCCGGCGCTGACGGTGGCATCACCATCATTAACATCAGGCGTATCACTGTCGGCAGGTAACACGCGCTTGTTTGCCACAAGGCTGCTCATGCACATATCTCCCATAAATCAGGCGGTGGGCGGGTGGTTAAAAGACCGTATACGGGCAGATATCCACCCGCGCCGCCTGTCGGACGGGGCCGAAGTCGTTAATTCTTTTTCTGGCTGGCAGGTTTGCGCTTTGTCGCTTTACCTGTTGCCGCCCTGGTCGTGGTTTTACGCGCCGTCGCTTTACCTGCTGCGCTGGCGGTGGTGGCCTGTTCAGAAACAGGCTCGGCAGTACCGCCAGTTTTGTCGGTGCTGGCCGCGTCGCCTTCACCCGTACCGCCATCCGCAGAAAGCTTCTTAACTTCACGGGCCAGCGTGGCAATCTCTTTTTTCACCCCGGCATTAGGGTTGCGCGTAAGCGCCTCACGGAACAGCGCCAGCGCTTCGGCTTTGGTCGTGATATCAGTTGCACCACGTCGGGAGAGCGCACGGGCCTTGCACAACTTGGCGCGCACCACATCCGGCATATCACTGTCCGCGACAATCTCCGCCACTTCGTCAAGCACGGAGATACTGGACGATAAATCAGCGTCAGCATCAGCGGCCGCGAGCGTTAACAGTGGTTTGCTCATTTCTTCGGTGAGGAATGTTGCTGCCGTGCGGTTGAAGTTATCCGGCAACGTCAGTCCGTGGCGTACCACATAGCGCCCCAGCCTCATCACAAGCGCATAATCACGACAGTCAATCGCCCAGACCATCAGCCTGGTAATGACTTCATCCTGCCGCCCGCTGTCGCCGTCGAGCGTGCCTTCAATCCATCCCTCGTATTCAGGCAGCATGGATTTTTTCATTTCGGCTTTAGTTTCTTCGGACTGCACGCCGCTGAGGCGGGACAAGTCCATACGCAGGCGATGCAGAATTTGCTCATGCGCGGTGCGCTGGATATCGGATTCTTCATCCGCCTGGCCCCGGCGTTCTGCCATGACCTTCTGAAAATGTCGTTGTGCCGGTGTTAACATCGTCACTTCTCCCCGTCATGACGGGGCAATGCCCCGCCGCTTCTGTCACTCGCCTGCCGGTTCGGCCTGGGCGAACTGAATGCCGTCAATGAACGCAACATTGCCGTAGTCTTCAATGACGAAGTCATCGTTTGAAGACTGATACGTTGCGATGCGGTTGTATTCCGGCTCTTCTTTGATCGTCCGACGCAGACCGCCACGCTGGTAGTACACCGACAGGTTTTTGAACGGCGTGATCAGCACGCCTTTCACCGGGAAGTAAGGCGCGATAAAGGTCGGCATGTTGCCTACGCGCTCCTGCGCGACAATCAACTGACCGGCCAGCATTTCGGTATTTGGGTTGGTCTGGCTTAATGCGTTGATGGCCGAGAAATTGCTGCTCGTCAGCAGGTCACCCGCCAGGATCACCACGTTATCCGGGTTACGCTTGTGCCATTCATCCATCAGGCTGTTTTTGGCGTCGTACAACGCAGCGCCAATGTTGCCGTAGGTGCCTTTTGCTACAACCTTGTTATCTTCATCGCGCGAAGTGATCGTCACATTGGAAATGACGCGGTGCGGCGCTTCCTGGCGGATTTTTTCAAGCCAGCCAATACCACAGTCCTGCAATAGCGGGTTAGCGGCACGGTCAGATGGGTCGCTGTACTTAACGCCGTTAAAGCCAATCATGATGCGGTCAAGCGACATCTGGCGGGCCATTGCCTTGCTGATCAGCGGCTGGAACTCCGGCATGTGCGCCCACGCATCAAGCTGTTCATAGCTGATGCCGTAGTCATAGTTGACCTTGCGGCACATGTAGTCGAACGGCTCCATGGAATGATTTGAGCCTGGGTTGCGGCGACTGGTGACGCTGTTGTTTACGCCAGCCATCGGGCCTTTGCTGCCGATCAGGACTTTCTGACCGATCTGCTGGTTGACGCCAAACACGTTAATTTTGCTCAGGAAAGAATCATCCTGCTGTGCGGCCTGCTCAAGTCGCTGCTGACGTGTCGGATCTACGGCAAATTTTGCAGCAACAGCTGCGGTTGATACGCCGTTGAGCTGTGCCTGCCGGGCGATGTACTGATCAAATAGCTGGCGGGTATTGTTATCCATGTTCTCTGCTCTCTTTGTGAATATCAGTAATCAGCCAGTTGCGCGTTAGCGCCACCGCTCGCGGGTTCCCGCTGGCTGAAATTGGCGTCTGTGCTTCCCAGCTTGCTGGTCAGCGCGGCAAGGTCGGAGGTCAGCTTCTGGATTGCCTGGCTGTCCTGCTCACGGGCGCGACTCAGGTCGTTAAAGCTGTCCAGCAGATCGGCATGGGACTGAGCGACGTTCTCCACGGCGTCACGCACCTGGTTGAACTGTTCACCGTCAGATTTACGGCCTTTGCCGATGATCCCCATGACGCGCCCGAACCACTGATTACCTTCATCGCTGCGCTGCTCTGCCAGTTCGATAATTTCTGCCTCAATGGCATCGGTGAACAGCGGGGCTTCACCCTGCTGATTGTTGAATGACATAACCTGCTGACGCTGCTGCGCGGCAAACTTCAGGCGCTCAGTGCCGAGGCTTGCCGGGGAATCGGTCATCGCTAGTCCCATCACATAAGCCTTGCCGTTAAGAGCAAACTGCGGGTGCAGCTCAATGCTGGAGTAAATTTTCTTACCTTCTTCCGTCAGCTTCTTCATACGTTCAGAAGGTTCGATCTCGGCGTAAAGAGCTGTGCGACCGGCGAGCGGGCCTTCGCTGATATCTTCAGCACTCAGTGCTGTCACATCACCCATTGCGCCGAAATCACTACCGGGGAACGGCGAAAGATAGTGCTCCACGTTGACGCGTGCGCCGTACACGTCCGGACTGTAGTTTGCTGCTGCATCACGAAGGTGCTCAGGGCGAATTTCACGCCCGTCAACGGTGGCACCAGAGACGGCAACGCGGAATTTCTTACGGGCTGGTTTAGCTGCGCTAGCCATGTCGATAATCCTGTTGAGTGGTTTCTGTACGGCCATGATGGCAGAGCGTAACTTGCTGTCTCAACGAGGTTTTGTTGTCAGAGGAAGGCCAGACAATAAAGGGGGCGATAGCGGGATCGCGCGCGGGGTAATCTTCACTCCATAAACGGTGGAGGGCAGATGATACAGGACGCTTTTGTACGTCAGAGGGCAAAACAACTTTACTGGCAGGGCTACCCGCCAGCGGAGATCGCACGCCTTATGGGAATCAATCAGAACACAATTTACGCCTGGAAGAAACGCGATGAATGGGATGAAACGCCCCCCGTCCAGCGCGTCAGCCAGTCTATGGATGCCCGCCTCATCCAGCTTACGGACAAGAAAGACAAAACCGGGGGAGACTTCAAGGAAATTGACCTGCTGACCCGGCAACTGAAAAAGCTGTCTGACGGACAACCGGCAGGGGCTGGCGCGGGTATAAAACCGCGCAAGCGCAAGCTGAAAAACCACTTCACCGAAGAACAGATCGTCGCGCTGCGGGAGAAAATACTTGATTCCCTTTCGTGGCATCAACGCGGCTGGTATGAGCAACGTCACCTCCGAAACCGCATGATACTGAAGTCCCGCCAGATTGGTGCAACCTGGTACTTTGCACGCGAGGCGTTGCTGGATGCGCTGCGTGATGATGTGAAATACCCGTACCAGCGCAACCAGATATTTCTGTCTGCATCTCGCCGTCAGGCTCACCAGTTCAGAGGGTTCATTCAGAAGGTGGCGGAAGAAGTGGATATTGAACTGAAGGGCGGCGACAAAATCGTACTCAGTAACGGCGCAGAGCTGCATTTCCTCGGCACATCCGCTGCAACGGCGCAGTCATATACGGGCAACCTGAGGTTTGACGAATTCTTCTGGGTCAGCAACTTCACCAACCTGCGAAAGGTTGCGGGGGCGATGGCGACGCTAAAAGGGCTGACGCGTACTTATTTTTCCACGCCGTCAGGTGAGACCCACGAGGCTTATCCGTTCTGGACGGGTGATCGCTGGAATGAGAAACGCCCGAAGGCACAGCGCAAAGCGTTTGATGTGGGCTGGAAAACGCTGAACAGCGGGCTGTTATGCCCGGATAAAACCTGGCGTCAGATTGTCACGCTAAAAGACGTTATCGAACACGGCTGGGAGTACACCGACCTTGAAGAGATACGGGACGAAAACAGTGAGGATGAATTCCGCAACCTTTACATGTGCGAGTTCGTTCGCGATGGCGAGTCAGCCTTCAACCTTAACGCCCTGATTGGCTGCGGCGCAGATGGCTACGACGAATGGCCGGACTGGAAACCTTTCGCGTCCAGGCCGATGGGTAATCGCCCGGTATGGATAGGTTATGACGCCAACGGCAGCAGCGGCAACGGTGACAGCGGCGCGATTTGCGTTGTGGTGCCGCCACTGGTACCAGGGGGTAAATTCCGCACGGTGGAAACGGAACAGGTGCGCGGCCTTGAGTTTGAAGAGCAGGCGAAAGTTATCGAAAACTTCACCTTCAAATACAACGTGCAGCATATCGGCATCGACGTGACGGGCGGTAACGGTGAGGCCGTTTACCAGATAGTGAAGAAGTTTTTCCCGATGGCGATGCCCTACACCATGTCAATGACGTCAAAGCGCGCCCTGGTGCTGAAAATGCTCCAGTTGATCCGCGCCGGCCGCTGGGAATATGACCGCAGTGAGCGCGCCCTGATCAACGCCTTTAACTCTGTTCGCAAGGTAAAGACGCCAGGCGGATTCATCACCTATGACACTGACCGCTCGCGCGGCGTCAGCCACGGGGATTTAGCCTGGGCGAATATGCTCGCCATTATTAACGAACCGCTGGGCCAGGAGAGTGGCAGCGGCGGGTTTGCTATGGAGTTCTGATGAAGAAGCGCACCTACAAAAACAAACACACTGCCAGCAGTGGCAGGGCCGGACAGCCAGATATCTCTGACGCGCTCAGAAGCGATCCGGCGCTCAGCGCCTTCACGTTTGACGGGCCATATTCGGTAACAGACGGCTATGATCTGCTGGATAGCATGTGCTGCGTCGATAACGGCCGGTACTACGAGACGCCAATAGACTGTAAAGGGTTAACCCGTGCGTTCGCACAATCCCCGCTGCATCAGTCGGCGCTTTACTTCAAACGCAATGTGCTGACCGGATGCTATATTCCTCACCCCTTACTATCACGTCAGGCCTTCTCTGCGTTTGCGCTGGACTGGTTTGTCTTCGGAAATGCCTATCTTGAACGTCGCTCTAATCTCCTGGGCGCTCCGCTCAGACTCCAGCATGTTCCGGCTCTGAACACGCGACGCGGGAGCGACCTTGATACCTACTGGTTTATCCGACAGTGGAAAGATGAATACGAGTTCAAGGCGGGTCAGGTCTGCCACATCATGAACCCGGACATTCATCAGGAAATCTACGGTATGCCGGAATATATGGGTGCGCTGCTGTCCGCCAGCCTGTCACATTCCGCCGATAAGTTCCGCAAACTCTATTACGACAACGGCTCCCATGCCGGATGTATTCTCTATGTCGGTTCGGAGAAGGTGGATCAGGAAAGCATAAAGGTGGTGCAAAAAACGCTATCACAGGCCAGAGGGAAAGGCTCCTTCAAAAACGTGCTGATCCACGCGCCGGGTGGCGGCAAAGACGGCGTGCAACTGTTGCCGTTCAGCCAGATATCGGCAAAGGATGAGTTTCTTAACATCAAATCAGCAACGCGCAACGATTTGCGCGACGCTCACCGCATCCCGCCGCAGCTTATGGGCGCAATGCCGGAAGGCAACGGCTCACTCGGTGATGTTGAGAAGGCCGCGCGCGTCTTCGCCATCAACGAAATGTTACCCGTGATGGAAGCCATGAAGGGCGTCAATGACTGGCTCGGTCAGGAAGTGATCCGCTTTAACCCCTACGCTCTACTCAAAGACGAGTAACCCGATCCACCCGCTGCACATCCTGCGGCGGTTCTCCTTCAGTAATTTTCAATCCCCGCATGACCGGCCACCACCTGATCAGCACTCAGTACGATCTTTAACCCTTCTCACTCAGAGCACATGAGCGCCATTCTGGCAGGCGCTATTTGCAATCGCCCCCCGAACACATCCAGAAGCGAGAAAACGCGCGGAGAAGGCGGAAAAGGCCGAA
The sequence above is drawn from the Serratia symbiotica genome and encodes:
- a CDS encoding tail fiber assembly protein, with product MKTYARIEDQRVAEIVSLNVKPEKLYHPSLVWVDITALPEQPDINYRYSDGVFTAPVTDAENAALIASSRLAAEMDGANRVIAPLQDAVDTVMATEEETARLTEWKKYRVLLSRIDVSAAPDITWPDKPK
- a CDS encoding phage tail protein, with product MATKYYALLTNIGAAKLANATALGAKVEITHMAVGDGNGVLPTPNPAQIALTHEVHRAQLNMLTIDPVNTNQIIAEQVIPEDVGGWWIREIGLFDKDGDMIAVANCAETYKPQLQEGSGRVQVIRVILIVSSTEAVTLRIDPSVVLATRKYVDDAVIEVKAYADSVMKKHTDAGNPHSQYLQIENALSEINDAGLIVDVLKNLGLTEKFSGRFIGQQIFTTPGAINYKPTPGTKRIKIILTGGGGRGYGYLGWGSGLTSRGAGGGAGGTVIAWLNVDETKTYPGVVGRGSDETLSATSSTFNGLLTAGNGVNTSSGDAGGAGGTAIGGDLNIQGGDGSDAPGLISTSANPYRGGSGDGGVSYWGGGKRSGDDNLSGKGKTFGAGGGGNTRTDPFIGNYGSDGVIFIEEFS
- a CDS encoding phage tail protein I, which gives rise to MNNNMLPPSASGFMRSTEKVTERLTDIPVDLRKLWNPDECPADLLPYLAWASSVDRWDKNWSEQTKRQVIKASWLVHRQKGTISALKCVVEPFGFLLRVIEWWQSDEEPGTFKLEIGIQEQGITEETYLELERLIDDAKPRSRHLTGLSLSLQSQGYIEAGVGCYIGDTLTVYPYFPETLSVGGSDYTGAAVHLFDTVEIASGD
- a CDS encoding baseplate assembly protein, translated to MATVDLSQLPQPQIIEVLDFEVILSEVKAVMLVAFPQEQQASVAAALELESEPLNVIAQVVAYREMMLRQRINDGAAACMLSHAVSSDLDNLAGNLNTERLIITPETATTDAVTESDTALRLRAQAAFEGLSVAGPTGAYEYFAKSASGKVADAKAISPSPAVVVVSVLSTEGDGTASAQLLATVDKALSADDKRPVADRLTVQAAEIVNYQINALLYFYPGPESEPIHTAAQDALQCWLNQQGKIGRDVARSAIMAALHVQGVQRVELLEPASDIVIADTQAARCESFTIETGGTDE
- a CDS encoding GPW/gp25 family protein: MTVRYTGMNPDGTGQLTDTDQLWNSVRDILTTPLASRVMRRDYGSMIPDLLDEPQNEVARLQCMSAAVIALTMWEPRVALNGINISYSKDGAVTAELVGIITETMQTAGTALTLRSGSNGNR
- a CDS encoding phage baseplate assembly protein V codes for the protein MSAELIRLLENILRVGVVIAVDEESWRVRVQSGELQTDWLRWNTTRAGAFSIWVPPSVGEQVWLGCIGGNPETAVIIGSIYSNDHPAPGSSLKEIVLTAPDGASFRYDAEASALEAQGMKTAHIKASASVKLETPVVECTDHLKVRTFELTEGGTMKGDVTHSGGSLSSNGKVLHTHKHPGDSGGTTGAPL
- a CDS encoding phage virion morphogenesis protein; amino-acid sequence: MSNDLFRELDQVFSDILAGTSQAGRVRTACAIGQALRKSQQQRIKAQQNPKGSPYPARRRRVLRSQQGIVFVWQGEIRRLKNWHGGRGKYGRTLTGFDEDRNDIRTFYRSDIERYIEINTRAVRRNATKKTPMFQRLRSYRFLKMRADAGGTSVGYDGVAARIARVHQYGQRDQVGSGAFAKYPVRELLGFTAGDEQMITEQVVNSLGSAAR
- a CDS encoding phage tail protein, with product MLKADSLRETLTRANKWCRANPEAFTVFVEEGNIETTGETPSFMYRYTLVLFVMNFAGDIDDFTLPLMAWLWHNQPDLLLNPEKNRDIKFTTLINNDDTADILFEMPIRERVRVTLDENGIPRAEHLPEPKPRIVSDGDDWRGIFDAVTWEADAHE
- the lysC gene encoding peptidase yields the protein MKIVHEPVPESLTAATPAPELTAPVTWGAIAIWSDRLRDALDTCNADKAAIADLDLRRLKRLTDHARASQ
- a CDS encoding DUF2570 domain-containing protein translates to MKITAILCVLLALASGGLLWQTHQRGKDSVRNEVFSREVKSNGEVLGELRALTADAREVLAQLRATEQQRNTQGEMRRENMRDAIKDDTCANTVVPASVSNSLQHRTAAATNENRARTGTGKPDGSNASAGTDRSGNVGRDSYLE